The following are encoded together in the Desulfovibrio desulfuricans DSM 642 genome:
- a CDS encoding rod-binding protein — protein sequence MTTPMSTALIPPDAGAGEVARKEVQSRLAGIGNLGGKNIDPAQKEKKLRESCEGFESIFIQKMWEEMRKTLPKSTLLHGKEEQFWQGMYDQELAKKMTSAGGIGLADMMYAQLSRSLTSASRATATDASAIQRPFTPAAAPMLPPAPDADSPHNESDRDAAKDKAGTSGAAASVYGGVAPMQDAGHAENGSAAARTLTGAHAVSEGQDPEEAARLAQQAMQASAQPERHRVVHSTNVVGNMNSGLNLARKAQFEAGSKLGPNAVRPPMQQMLGLAQPQSRAAQAGGPVSSQADGQNWGQGGVQMDMSGMSIPPLTGNVLDAQSLNSAGGMQSAMQAAMHQQAMQGQAMQGQNMQPGSNAQPGQVQPPQPQKVRYTTNIPPSGRGGKQGLIRTLNVDGAGPNSNAGAGIAAYHAQQAQGAGMQQQAPAQGAQPAAQVSTLPMGPAGQPAVLAASQPASPGVQAPNQPVNPGVAPVASPASAQGVTSPVPLTGGQIFVRQGGQGGVAKGAAASGIPPLTATDVYGKP from the coding sequence ATGACCACGCCCATGTCAACCGCTCTCATTCCTCCTGATGCCGGAGCGGGCGAAGTTGCCCGCAAGGAAGTTCAGTCGCGCCTGGCGGGCATTGGCAACCTGGGCGGGAAAAATATTGATCCTGCGCAAAAGGAAAAGAAGCTGCGCGAATCCTGCGAGGGCTTCGAGTCCATCTTTATCCAGAAAATGTGGGAAGAAATGCGCAAAACCCTGCCCAAGTCCACCTTGCTGCACGGCAAGGAAGAACAGTTCTGGCAGGGCATGTACGATCAGGAACTGGCCAAAAAAATGACATCGGCTGGCGGCATTGGTCTGGCCGACATGATGTACGCCCAGCTTTCGCGCAGTCTGACATCCGCAAGCCGCGCCACGGCAACGGATGCTTCCGCCATTCAGCGGCCTTTTACGCCTGCGGCGGCACCCATGCTTCCACCTGCGCCGGATGCGGATAGCCCGCACAACGAGAGCGACAGGGACGCTGCAAAGGACAAGGCTGGAACATCAGGCGCGGCTGCATCCGTGTACGGCGGTGTTGCCCCCATGCAGGACGCCGGACATGCGGAAAACGGATCCGCCGCGGCACGTACGCTTACCGGGGCTCACGCCGTGTCCGAAGGGCAGGATCCAGAAGAAGCAGCGCGTCTCGCCCAGCAGGCCATGCAGGCCTCGGCCCAGCCGGAACGGCACAGGGTGGTGCATTCCACCAATGTTGTCGGCAACATGAATTCCGGCCTCAACCTTGCCCGCAAGGCGCAGTTTGAAGCGGGCAGCAAGCTGGGGCCCAATGCGGTGCGCCCGCCCATGCAGCAGATGTTGGGCCTTGCCCAGCCGCAGAGCAGAGCCGCGCAGGCTGGCGGCCCCGTGAGCAGCCAGGCGGACGGGCAGAATTGGGGTCAGGGCGGTGTGCAGATGGATATGTCCGGCATGAGTATTCCGCCGCTTACGGGAAATGTGCTGGATGCCCAGTCCCTGAATTCCGCTGGAGGCATGCAGTCAGCCATGCAGGCGGCCATGCACCAGCAGGCTATGCAGGGACAGGCCATGCAAGGGCAGAATATGCAGCCAGGCTCAAACGCTCAACCTGGTCAGGTGCAGCCTCCGCAGCCGCAAAAAGTTCGCTATACCACCAATATCCCGCCGTCAGGGCGAGGCGGCAAGCAGGGATTGATCCGTACGCTCAATGTTGACGGCGCAGGCCCCAACAGCAATGCGGGTGCCGGTATTGCCGCCTACCATGCCCAGCAGGCGCAGGGCGCAGGCATGCAGCAACAGGCTCCTGCCCAAGGCGCACAGCCCGCAGCTCAGGTAAGCACCCTGCCCATGGGCCCGGCGGGTCAGCCCGCAGTTCTGGCAGCAAGCCAGCCTGCAAGCCCCGGCGTCCAGGCCCCCAATCAGCCTGTGAACCCCGGTGTTGCCCCGGTGGCTTCGCCCGCATCTGCGCAAGGCGTGACCAGCCCTGTGCCGCTGACGGGCGGGCAGATATTCGTGCGTCAGGGCGGCCAGGGCGGAGTAGCAAAGGGGGCGGCAGCCTCGGGTATTCCGCCGCTGACAGCTACGGACGTGTACGGCAAACCCTAA
- a CDS encoding flagellar protein FlgN — translation MHNAIYESLSRQDKALCLLRDLLEEEYTCLLDRDTDAVVSLEFSIQELIRQLAVEKTSVIRGLGGIRAMEYAAALPDDMGVALREILQRIDTTEQSVARQASRNTNLSLALLDQSSRTLQALTSQAMPPKAETYGRRGGMNAQRQTQAALISGRL, via the coding sequence ATGCACAACGCCATTTACGAATCGCTTTCGCGTCAGGACAAGGCTCTTTGTCTGCTGCGCGACCTTCTTGAAGAAGAATACACGTGCCTTCTCGATCGCGATACTGATGCCGTGGTGTCTCTTGAGTTCTCCATACAGGAGCTGATCCGTCAGCTGGCCGTGGAAAAAACTTCTGTCATCAGAGGTCTGGGCGGCATACGGGCCATGGAATACGCCGCTGCGCTGCCAGACGACATGGGTGTTGCGCTGCGGGAAATCCTGCAACGGATAGATACGACTGAGCAGTCTGTTGCTCGCCAGGCCTCGCGTAATACCAACCTTTCTCTGGCTCTGCTTGATCAGAGCAGCCGCACGCTTCAGGCGCTCACAAGTCAGGCCATGCCGCCAAAGGCGGAAACCTATGGTCGCCGTGGGGGCATGAATGCCCAGCGGCAGACGCAGGCCGCGTTGATCTCCGGGAGGCTGTAG